In the genome of Actinomadura graeca, one region contains:
- a CDS encoding class II fructose-bisphosphate aldolase codes for MPLVGTGEIIAGGPGVGAFNAVLLEHATAIAAGAEAAAAPVILQISENTVKYHGAAAPVVAAALATARRAAVPVAVHLDHATSIDLVYEAVELGVGSVMFDASTLPYDDNVAATAEVARWCHIRGVLVEGELGEVGGKDGAHAPGARTDPAQAAAYVAATGVDALAVAAGTSHGMITRDAVLDLALISELRDAVPVPLVLHGSSGVPDETLAAAVRHGLTKVNIATRLNAVLTAEIRRALGDAPGLVDPRRYLGSARTAVSQEVARLLEVLRGGILGDN; via the coding sequence ATGCCCCTCGTAGGAACCGGTGAGATCATCGCCGGCGGCCCCGGCGTCGGCGCGTTCAACGCCGTCCTCCTCGAACACGCCACCGCCATCGCCGCCGGTGCGGAGGCCGCCGCCGCGCCCGTCATCCTCCAGATCAGCGAGAACACCGTGAAGTACCACGGCGCCGCCGCGCCGGTCGTCGCCGCCGCGCTCGCGACCGCCCGCCGCGCCGCCGTGCCCGTCGCCGTCCACCTCGACCACGCCACGTCCATCGACCTCGTCTACGAGGCCGTCGAGCTCGGCGTCGGCTCGGTGATGTTCGACGCGTCCACCCTCCCCTACGACGACAACGTCGCCGCGACCGCCGAGGTCGCCCGCTGGTGCCACATCCGCGGCGTCCTCGTCGAGGGCGAGCTCGGCGAGGTCGGCGGCAAGGACGGCGCCCACGCCCCCGGCGCCCGCACCGACCCCGCCCAAGCCGCCGCCTACGTGGCCGCGACCGGCGTGGACGCCCTCGCCGTGGCCGCCGGCACGTCCCACGGGATGATCACCCGCGACGCCGTCCTCGACCTCGCGCTGATCTCCGAGCTGCGCGATGCCGTGCCCGTCCCGCTCGTCCTGCACGGCTCGTCCGGCGTCCCGGACGAGACCCTCGCCGCCGCCGTCCGGCACGGCCTCACGAAGGTCAACATCGCGACCCGCCTCAACGCCGTCCTCACCGCGGAGATCAGGCGCGCCCTCGGCGACGCCCCCGGCCTCGTCGACCCCCGCCGCTACCTCGGATCGGCCCGGACGGCCGTGTCGCAGGAGGTCGCGAGGCTCCTGGAGGTGCTCCGCGGCGGAATTCTCGGCGACAATTGA
- a CDS encoding 1-phosphofructokinase family hexose kinase, protein MTLNAALDVTYAMARVAWGGSNRVGAAHRRAGGKGVNAARVAAALGEDVLITGLAGGATADAIRADLDGSALRHAFFPIAGTSRHTLTVTSDTSGATVFNEAGPEVTPGEWDGFLEHYRALLPHAQVVVLSGSLPPGVPRDAYALLTRLADRPVILDADGDALSLGVPAGPTVVKPNADELVRATGRPPLSGARALQAAGARAVLVSLGQEGLLGVTPDGAWHAKPPKRISGNPTGAGDAVVAATARALLSSTPWPALLRDAVALSASAVRAPVAGDFDAGEYARLLPEVVIDALDTRQESHAPRRNR, encoded by the coding sequence GTGACGCTGAACGCCGCGCTCGACGTCACCTACGCGATGGCCCGCGTGGCGTGGGGCGGCTCCAACCGCGTCGGCGCGGCGCACCGGCGCGCGGGCGGCAAGGGCGTGAACGCCGCCCGCGTGGCCGCCGCGCTGGGCGAGGACGTCCTGATCACCGGGCTGGCCGGAGGCGCGACGGCGGACGCCATCCGGGCCGACCTCGACGGATCGGCCCTCCGGCACGCGTTCTTCCCCATCGCCGGGACGTCCCGGCACACCCTCACCGTCACCTCCGACACGTCCGGCGCGACCGTCTTCAACGAGGCCGGGCCCGAGGTCACGCCGGGGGAGTGGGACGGATTCCTGGAGCACTACCGGGCCCTCCTGCCGCACGCACAGGTGGTCGTCCTCTCCGGAAGCCTGCCGCCGGGCGTGCCACGGGACGCCTACGCCCTGCTGACCCGGCTCGCCGACCGTCCGGTCATCCTGGACGCCGACGGCGACGCGCTCTCCCTGGGCGTCCCCGCAGGACCCACTGTCGTGAAACCCAACGCGGACGAACTCGTCCGCGCCACCGGACGACCACCCCTCTCCGGTGCCCGTGCGCTACAAGCGGCAGGCGCGCGCGCTGTTCTGGTGTCCCTCGGGCAAGAGGGCCTCCTAGGCGTGACACCCGACGGCGCCTGGCACGCCAAACCGCCAAAGCGCATTTCCGGGAACCCAACCGGCGCGGGAGACGCCGTAGTGGCAGCCACCGCGCGCGCACTGCTCTCGTCCACTCCCTGGCCCGCCCTGCTACGGGACGCGGTGGCGCTCTCAGCGTCCGCAGTGCGCGCCCCCGTGGCAGGCGACTTCGACGCAGGCGAATACGCCCGCCTGCTCCCCGAAGTCGTCATCGACGCCCTCGACACCCGGCAGGAGTCCCATGCCCCTCGTAGGAACCGGTGA
- the nagA gene encoding N-acetylglucosamine-6-phosphate deacetylase, whose translation MIVLRDGRLVLPGGVRRGDLHVRDGRIAANGPPATTPHATETPRTAETPRTAETPGADEIDLGGRYVVPGFVDMHVHGGAGASYQSGSDEDARRVAGFHLAAGTTTTIASLVTGTGRELADAVAALAGPAADGLIAGIHLEGPYLARERCGAHDPALLRPPDIAEFRHLAGLGRGHVRMITLAPELPGALELVRAAADAGVIAAVGHTEAPGAVARAAFDAGARVATHLFNAMRPLHHREGGPVAAALNDPRVTVEIVNDGVHVEPGVVALAFRAAGPGRVALITDAMAATGMGDGDYRLGVMDVRVRDGRATLAGGSSIAGSTITMADAFRHAVTGVGVPIAQAAEAAALTPARALGIDSRVGSLEPGKDADLLVLDDDLAVARVMKRGRWL comes from the coding sequence GTGATCGTCCTGCGGGACGGCCGCCTCGTCCTCCCCGGCGGCGTCCGGCGCGGTGACCTGCACGTCCGGGACGGCCGCATCGCCGCGAACGGGCCACCGGCCACCACGCCGCATGCCACCGAGACGCCGCGCACCGCCGAGACTCCGCGCACCGCAGAGACGCCGGGCGCCGACGAGATCGACCTCGGCGGGCGCTATGTGGTCCCGGGCTTCGTCGACATGCACGTTCACGGCGGGGCCGGGGCGTCCTATCAGAGCGGCTCGGACGAGGACGCGCGGCGCGTGGCCGGGTTCCACCTCGCCGCCGGGACGACGACCACGATCGCGAGCCTCGTCACCGGCACCGGGCGGGAACTCGCGGACGCCGTCGCCGCGCTCGCCGGCCCGGCCGCCGACGGCCTGATCGCCGGTATCCACCTCGAAGGCCCCTACCTGGCGCGGGAACGCTGCGGCGCGCACGACCCGGCGCTGCTCAGACCCCCTGACATCGCCGAGTTCCGGCACCTCGCCGGCCTCGGGCGCGGCCATGTCCGCATGATCACGCTGGCGCCGGAGCTGCCGGGCGCGTTAGAACTCGTCCGCGCGGCGGCGGACGCGGGCGTGATCGCGGCGGTCGGGCACACCGAGGCGCCGGGGGCGGTCGCCCGCGCGGCCTTCGACGCGGGCGCGCGCGTGGCGACGCACCTGTTCAACGCGATGCGGCCGCTGCACCACCGTGAGGGCGGCCCGGTCGCCGCCGCGCTGAACGACCCGCGGGTCACTGTCGAGATCGTCAACGACGGCGTGCACGTCGAGCCCGGTGTGGTCGCGCTGGCCTTCCGGGCCGCCGGCCCCGGCCGCGTCGCGTTGATCACCGACGCGATGGCGGCGACCGGGATGGGCGACGGCGACTACCGGCTCGGCGTGATGGACGTCCGGGTAAGGGACGGGCGGGCGACCCTCGCGGGCGGGTCGTCCATCGCGGGCAGCACGATCACGATGGCGGACGCGTTCCGCCACGCCGTCACCGGCGTCGGCGTGCCGATCGCGCAGGCGGCCGAAGCGGCGGCACTGACCCCGGCGCGCGCGCTGGGCATCGACTCGCGTGTCGGCTCGCTGGAACCCGGCAAGGACGCCGACCTCCTCGTCCTGGACGACGACCTCGCCGTCGCCCGGGTCATGAAGCGCGGGCGCTGGCTGTGA
- a CDS encoding SIS domain-containing protein: protein MADVAEAGHTAAEIASQPGLWRRAAASAPGLAPRLPRPGERVAVIGCGTSWFVAQAYAALREAAGHGETDAFAASEYPRGRAYDRLLALTRSGTTTEVLDVLAHVRGTIPTTAITADPATPVMSAADEAVVLGYADERSVVQTRFATTQLALLRAHLGEDLTGVITDAARALAMPLPDVAVRAEQLTFLGRGWTAGLAHEAALKMREAAGAWTESYPAMEYRHGPISVTGPGRVTWMFGDAPPGLARQVTDAGGTMITSGLDPLADLVRVQRLAVETARSRGADPDTPRNLTRSVILDAR from the coding sequence ATGGCAGACGTGGCAGAAGCCGGTCATACCGCGGCCGAGATCGCCTCCCAGCCCGGGCTGTGGCGCCGCGCCGCCGCGTCCGCCCCCGGGCTCGCGCCGAGGCTGCCCCGACCGGGTGAGCGCGTCGCCGTGATCGGCTGCGGGACGTCCTGGTTCGTCGCGCAGGCGTATGCGGCGCTGCGCGAGGCCGCCGGGCACGGCGAGACCGACGCGTTCGCGGCGTCGGAGTACCCGCGGGGCCGCGCCTACGACCGGCTCCTCGCCCTCACCCGCTCCGGGACGACGACCGAGGTGCTGGACGTGCTCGCCCACGTCCGCGGGACGATCCCCACCACGGCGATCACCGCCGATCCCGCGACGCCCGTCATGTCGGCCGCCGACGAGGCCGTCGTCCTCGGCTACGCCGACGAGAGGTCGGTGGTGCAGACGCGCTTCGCGACCACCCAGCTCGCCCTGCTGCGCGCCCACCTCGGCGAGGACCTCACGGGAGTGATCACCGACGCGGCGCGGGCGCTCGCCATGCCGCTGCCGGACGTGGCCGTCCGCGCCGAGCAGCTCACCTTCCTCGGACGCGGCTGGACGGCCGGGCTGGCGCACGAGGCGGCCCTGAAGATGCGCGAGGCCGCCGGCGCCTGGACCGAGTCGTACCCGGCCATGGAGTACCGGCACGGCCCGATCAGCGTCACCGGTCCGGGCCGCGTCACCTGGATGTTCGGCGACGCGCCGCCAGGGCTGGCCCGCCAGGTCACCGACGCCGGAGGCACCATGATCACGAGCGGGCTGGACCCGCTCGCCGACCTCGTCCGGGTCCAGCGGCTGGCCGTCGAGACCGCCCGCTCCCGCGGCGCCGACCCGGACACGCCCCGCAACCTGACCCGCTCGGTCATCCTGGACGCGCGGTGA